From Watersipora subatra chromosome 2, tzWatSuba1.1, whole genome shotgun sequence, one genomic window encodes:
- the LOC137388329 gene encoding uncharacterized protein — protein sequence MESDTSDEMQEREEDLGKALDEEEWVPDSDNSETEDEVSEESFEGERPWQKQPKYIVEHSQLQKLLEVCPMCAGPSAVELVDRRGAYIRYITRCSTCNHTRTWSNSDKAVRSVTAEMLEEVHQEHREKSIGVSGDACFHSIGHSATYSFYTLMNNSSSKIVACELLKCTETSSSPAMELEGLKRCRAYLEEKNLHVAELTTDRHSSLMKYMSTQWSTVSHTFDSWHLTKNLRKRLTTLANSKVAYRILLDWIPAVINHMYHVISHTQSGQLRKEWWCSTVNHICDIHVHTYETFPECQHEQAEDVFDEEGNKLEVAYLDRQLHADLIQLFSDTIFNFSSAINRASTVSTSELESFHSSLNRNAPKREGFSFAGMLSRGQLTLLHHNENCQRPVMLDKTSNPVKVVARSKATKLRPNYLNKLFHQLRLSIVDAEGIPHDVEPPSLASTGPSYRSIDEVEEAARQRKRGVYVKPHYLSLAELELAKRRAIRGKKKATT from the exons ATGGAGAGTGATACTAGTGATGAGATGCAGGAACGAGAGGAAGATCTG GGTAAAGCCTTGGATGAAGAAGAATGGGTGCCAGATTCAGATAACAGTGAGACGGAAGACGAGGTTTCAGAAGAAAGCTTTGAGGG GGAGCGACCTTGGCAGAAACAGCCAAAATATATTGTGGAGCATAGCCAGCTTCAAAAACTCCTTGAAGTATGCCCTATGTGTGCGGGTCCCAGTGCTGTGGAATTGGTGGATAGACGTGGGGCGTATATTCGCTACATTACTCGTTGCTCCACCTGTAACCACACGAGAACTTGGTCAAACTCTGACAAG GCTGTTAGAAGTGTGACAGCTGAAATGCTGGAAGAGGTTCATCAAGAGCACAGGGAAAAATCCATCGGAGTGAGTGGCGATGCCTGTTTTCACAGCATTGGACATTCAG CTACATACAGTTTTTACACTTTGATGAATAACTCTTCCAGCAAGATTGTGGCATGTGAGCTCCTAAAATGTACAGAAACATCATCGTCACCTGCTATGGAACTTGAGGGGCTAAAAAGGTGTCGAGCTTACCTAGAGGAGAAAAATCTACACGTAGCCGAGTTGACGACTGACAGACACTCCTCTCTCATGAAGTACATGTCCACTCAGTGGAGCACCGTTTCTCACACTTTTGACTCATGGCACTTGACCAAAAATTTGAGGAAGCGATTAACAACTCTTGCCAACTCCAAGGTTGCTTACAGAATTCTTCTTGACTGGATACCCGCCGTTATAAATCACATGTACCATGTGATTTCACATACTCAAAGTGGCCAGCTCAGGAAAGAATGGTGGTGCTCCACTGTCAATCACATTTGTGATATACATGTTCACACCTATGAAACTTTTCCAGAGTGCCAACACGAACAAGCAGAAGACGTGTTTGATGAAGAAGGCAACAAGCTTGAGGTTGCCTATCTAGATCGCCAGCTTCATGCCGACCTTATCCAGCTGTTTTCGGATACCATCTTCAATTTTAGCTCAGCTATAAACCGAGCAAGCACCGTCTCTACTAGTGAACTGGAAAGTTTCCACAGCTCTTTAAACCGAAATGCTCCAAAGAGGGAAGGCTTCTCCTTTGCTGGAATGCTCAGCCGAGGACAGCTAACTCTCCTCCATCACAACGAAAACTGCCAAAGACCAGTCATGCTAGATAAGACCAGCAACCCTGTCAAGGTTGTCGCTAGGTCTAAAGCAACCAAGCTCCGTCCCA ATTATCTCAACAAGCTATTCCATCAGCTGAGACTTTCTATTGTGGATGCCGAAGGTATACCGCATGATGTAGAACCTCCAAGTCTAGCGTCAACTGGTCCTAGCTACAGGTCCATTGATGAAGTAGAGGAAGCAGCCAGACAGAGGAAACGAGGAGTGTATGTCAAGCCACATTACCTTTCGTTGGCAGAGTTGGAGCTAGCCAAGCGGAGAGCTATTCGTGGCAAGAAGAAGGCAACTACGTAG
- the LOC137388330 gene encoding uncharacterized protein: MISHFRSAHASKLYSTSSDSSSGSGTKPMSYTMASSTQKKLDSFGMTDLDHSDSLQLSIILSSLFQYSTGSGIGGLRLSSSSSLAELDNTSYGFELPEFFAQEEGSSSSSGQSAPAITWPLPAALQFMLDAGHLATLRAAEPKNLTWPVMEEELPDSTSTPSSQPLPMQSAPYPPSHSKSSPQFHSSTPRSVQKKPSPHLPSPSKSSPASPSSTYSKAPLLPSSPPSPAQTGTVTKILIGCAAVGVAVAAFKLYK, encoded by the exons ATGATATCGCATTTCAGATCAGCACACGCCAGTAAGCTCTACTCAACCTCCTCTGATTCAAGCTCTGGTTCAG GTACAAAACCAATGTCTTACACCATGGCATCATCTACCCAAAAGAAGCTGGACAGCTTCGGAATGACTGATCTTGATCACAGCGATTCTCTTCAGCTCTCTATCATACTCTCCTCTCTTTTTCAATACTCT ACTGGCAGCGGGATAGGCGGGCTTCGTTTATCCTCATCCAGCTCGCTGGCCGAGCTGGATAACACCTCTTATGGTTTCG aacTCCCTGAATTCTTTGCTCAAGAAGAGGGCAGCTCTTCCTCCTCCGGACAATCTGCGCCAGCAATTACTTGGCCACTGCCTGCTGCCCTTCAATTTATGCTAGATGCTGGTCATCTAGCTACTTTGAGGGCAGCAGAGCCAAAAAATTTAACGTGGCCAGTGATGGAGGAAGAGCTGCCTGATTCGACATCTACTCCTTCATCTCAACCTCTTCCAATGCAATCAGCACCCTATCCACCTTCACACTCCAAATCTTCACCTCAATTTCATTCATCAACACCCCGATCAGTACAAAAGAAACCATCACCCCATCTACCTTCACCATCGAAATCATCACCTGCATCTCCATCATCAACATACTCAAAAGCACCACTCCTCCCATCATCGCCACCATCTCCAGCCCAAACTGGAACAgtaacaaagattttaattgGTTGCGCCGCGGTAGGAGTGGCAGTGGCAGCCTTCAAGCTGTACAAGTAA